In a genomic window of Variovorax paradoxus:
- a CDS encoding class I SAM-dependent methyltransferase, translating to MPQTGAMTEFDRLLAEAERKPLVGWDLSCDGRIATTAVPWDFERAVVHRARQSPDLLDMGTGGGEWLSRLPLRPARTVATEGWAPNVAVARERLAPLGIEVVAVEGALDNGAQHDGDAHDEAPLPFADGEFHLVVNRHESFVPAEVARVLARGGHFLTQQVASDFNADHHRLAGLAPAEPPPEWRLDIARRQLERAGFEILRAEAGAELLRFADVGAFAWYLKNVPYVCPGFTIEGTRDALAQLHRRQQAGEAIEVRQTLFWIEALR from the coding sequence ATGCCGCAGACTGGCGCGATGACCGAATTCGATCGACTGCTGGCCGAGGCCGAGCGCAAGCCGCTGGTCGGCTGGGACCTGTCCTGCGATGGCCGCATCGCGACCACCGCCGTGCCCTGGGATTTCGAACGGGCGGTGGTCCACCGCGCGCGCCAGTCGCCCGACCTGCTCGACATGGGCACGGGCGGCGGCGAGTGGCTCAGCCGGCTGCCGCTGCGGCCCGCGCGCACCGTCGCCACCGAGGGCTGGGCACCCAACGTCGCCGTGGCGCGCGAGCGGCTCGCGCCGCTGGGCATCGAGGTGGTGGCGGTGGAGGGCGCGCTCGACAACGGCGCGCAGCACGATGGCGATGCGCACGACGAGGCGCCGCTGCCCTTCGCCGACGGCGAGTTCCACCTGGTGGTCAACCGCCACGAGTCCTTCGTGCCGGCCGAGGTGGCGCGCGTGCTCGCGCGCGGCGGCCACTTCCTCACGCAGCAGGTGGCCTCGGACTTCAATGCCGACCACCACCGGCTCGCGGGCCTGGCACCGGCCGAGCCGCCGCCCGAGTGGCGGCTCGACATCGCGCGGCGCCAGCTCGAGCGCGCGGGCTTCGAGATCCTGCGCGCCGAGGCGGGCGCCGAGCTGCTGCGCTTCGCCGACGTGGGCGCGTTCGCCTGGTACCTGAAGAACGTGCCGTACGTCTGCCCCGGCTTCACGATCGAGGGCACGCGCGATGCGCTCGCGCAGCTGCATCGCCGGCAGCAGGCGGGCGAGGCGATCGAGGTGCGGCAGACCTTGTTCTGGATCGAGGCGCTGCGCTGA
- a CDS encoding NADH:flavin oxidoreductase/NADH oxidase translates to MRLGPLSLDNRILIAPMCQYSASEGTPGDWHLIHLGHLALSGAGLLILEATAVEAEGRITPGDLGLYSDANEAGLARVLAAVRAHSSMPIAMQLGHAGRKASSRAPWEGGAQIRPGEPGGWKAFAPSAVPHAPDEDTPLALDAEGLARVREAFVAAARRAARLGIEGIEIHAAHGYLLHQFLSPLANHRDDDYGGSLENRLRFPLEVFDAVRAVFPAERPVWVRVSAVDWVEGGWDLEGTVAFAKALEARGCAAIHVSSGGVSPKQAIALGAGYQVPFAERVKAEVGIPVIAVGLITEPRQAEAILAEGKADAISLARAILYDPRWPWHAAAELGARVKAPVQYWRSQPREFKDLFENAKFGAR, encoded by the coding sequence ATGCGGCTCGGCCCGCTTTCGCTCGACAACCGCATCCTGATCGCGCCGATGTGCCAGTACTCGGCGAGCGAGGGCACGCCGGGCGACTGGCACCTGATCCATCTCGGCCATCTCGCGCTGTCGGGCGCGGGGCTGCTGATCCTCGAGGCCACCGCGGTCGAGGCCGAGGGCCGCATCACGCCCGGCGACCTCGGGCTCTATTCGGATGCCAACGAAGCGGGCCTGGCGCGCGTGCTCGCCGCCGTGCGCGCCCATTCGTCGATGCCCATCGCGATGCAGCTCGGCCACGCGGGACGCAAGGCCTCGAGCCGCGCGCCCTGGGAAGGCGGCGCGCAGATCCGCCCCGGCGAGCCCGGCGGCTGGAAGGCCTTCGCGCCCTCGGCCGTGCCGCACGCGCCCGACGAGGACACGCCGCTCGCGCTCGACGCCGAGGGCCTGGCGCGCGTGCGCGAAGCCTTCGTGGCCGCCGCCCGCCGCGCCGCGCGGCTCGGCATCGAGGGCATCGAGATCCATGCCGCGCACGGCTACCTGCTGCACCAGTTCCTGTCGCCGCTGGCCAACCACCGCGACGACGACTACGGCGGCAGCCTCGAGAACCGGCTGCGCTTTCCGCTCGAGGTGTTCGACGCGGTGCGCGCCGTCTTCCCGGCCGAGCGGCCCGTGTGGGTGCGCGTGTCGGCGGTCGACTGGGTGGAAGGCGGCTGGGACCTCGAAGGCACCGTCGCCTTCGCCAAAGCACTCGAGGCGCGCGGCTGCGCGGCCATCCATGTCTCGAGCGGCGGCGTGTCGCCGAAGCAGGCGATCGCGCTGGGCGCGGGCTACCAGGTGCCGTTCGCCGAACGCGTGAAGGCCGAGGTCGGCATCCCGGTGATCGCGGTCGGCCTGATCACCGAGCCGCGGCAGGCCGAGGCCATCCTCGCCGAGGGCAAGGCCGATGCCATCTCGCTGGCGCGCGCCATCCTCTACGACCCGCGCTGGCCCTGGCACGCGGCCGCCGAACTCGGCGCGCGGGTGAAGGCGCCCGTGCAGTACTGGCGCTCGCAGCCGCGCGAGTTCAAGGACCTGTTCGAGAACGCGAAGTTCGGGGCGCGCTGA
- a CDS encoding DMT family transporter — translation MSRSQRLYGIAALLFATSGWGSLFLVSKGVLHHVEPVWFTLIRYSLSALLFALLVLPRGAAPWRRLRRHAGALALRGAAGFGLFSVLLLIGLAHSVPSHGAVIIATTPMTTQLVRWLLDGVRPTRAALLATALALAGVAIVSGLIGGHGGAGNATLFGDAIAFVGTLGWVWYTRGAARFPELDAVEYSALTVLAAWPVLLVAAVGAALLGWSAAPSLEGLRLSWRALLFVGVVPSAASVLAFNHGVRTLGAVTGTAFLNFVPVSALLMSAALGTLPTANELLGMAMVVAALLIHTVLNRKANALPAARIAQHPQNRCTYRTPGATTP, via the coding sequence ATGTCCCGATCCCAACGCCTGTACGGCATCGCCGCCTTGCTCTTCGCCACCTCCGGCTGGGGCTCCCTGTTCCTCGTCAGCAAGGGCGTGCTCCACCATGTCGAACCCGTGTGGTTCACGCTGATCCGCTACAGCCTGTCGGCGCTGCTGTTCGCGCTGCTGGTGCTGCCGCGCGGCGCCGCGCCCTGGCGCAGGCTGCGCCGCCATGCGGGAGCGCTGGCGCTGCGTGGCGCGGCCGGCTTCGGCCTCTTCAGCGTGCTGCTGCTGATCGGCCTCGCGCACTCGGTGCCCTCGCACGGCGCGGTGATCATCGCCACCACGCCGATGACCACGCAGCTCGTGCGCTGGCTGCTCGACGGCGTGCGCCCCACGCGCGCCGCGCTGCTCGCCACCGCGCTGGCGCTCGCGGGCGTGGCGATCGTCTCGGGTCTCATCGGCGGTCACGGCGGCGCGGGCAACGCCACGCTGTTCGGCGATGCCATCGCCTTCGTCGGCACGCTGGGCTGGGTCTGGTACACGCGCGGCGCGGCGCGCTTTCCCGAACTCGACGCGGTGGAGTACAGCGCGCTCACGGTGCTGGCCGCGTGGCCGGTGCTGCTGGTCGCCGCGGTCGGTGCCGCACTGCTCGGCTGGTCGGCGGCGCCCAGCCTCGAAGGGCTGCGGCTCTCGTGGCGGGCGCTGCTGTTCGTCGGCGTGGTGCCCTCGGCCGCCTCGGTGCTGGCCTTCAACCACGGCGTGCGCACGCTCGGCGCGGTCACCGGCACCGCCTTCCTCAACTTCGTGCCGGTGTCGGCGCTGCTGATGAGCGCGGCGCTCGGCACCCTGCCCACGGCGAACGAGCTGCTGGGGATGGCGATGGTGGTGGCGGCGCTCCTGATCCATACCGTCCTGAACCGCAAGGCCAACGCCCTGCCCGCGGCAAGGATCGCGCAGCACCCGCAGAATCGCTGCACCTACCGCACCCCTGGAGCCACGACACCGTGA
- a CDS encoding LysR family transcriptional regulator: protein MELYQLKTFVAIAREGSLTRAAERVFTSAPAVSAQLKALEDELGVRLFERTPRGMTPTPAGLSLLEEAERTLASALRMRSAAEQLRGAAHGVVRFGTVVDPVSLRLGDVLVKLAERHPQVTLQLRQGLSYETASAVERGELDCAYTLSDVASREGLTLHRLAPVDLVVVLPLPMAGAHPGLSLEALTEQPWVGTPPTCVLRAHLDRLFAGAGREYRQGRTADSESAVRSMVASGMGAGLMRLDQAEQGERNGELAIWPGWRAHTWLCWIEPVALARAPAVEVVRQAVFEAWGV, encoded by the coding sequence ATGGAGCTCTACCAGCTGAAGACCTTCGTCGCCATCGCCCGCGAGGGCAGCCTCACGCGCGCCGCCGAACGCGTGTTCACCAGCGCGCCCGCGGTGAGCGCGCAGCTCAAGGCGCTCGAGGACGAGCTCGGCGTGCGCCTGTTCGAGCGCACGCCGCGCGGCATGACGCCCACGCCCGCGGGCCTGAGCCTGCTCGAGGAGGCCGAGCGCACGCTGGCCTCGGCGCTGCGCATGCGCTCGGCCGCCGAGCAGCTGCGCGGCGCCGCGCACGGCGTGGTGCGCTTCGGCACCGTGGTCGATCCGGTCTCGCTGCGGCTCGGCGACGTGCTCGTGAAGCTGGCCGAGCGCCATCCGCAGGTCACGCTGCAACTGCGCCAGGGGCTGTCGTACGAGACCGCCTCGGCGGTCGAGCGCGGCGAACTCGACTGCGCCTACACGCTGAGCGACGTGGCTTCGCGCGAAGGCCTGACGCTGCACCGGCTGGCGCCGGTCGACCTGGTGGTCGTGCTGCCGCTGCCGATGGCCGGCGCCCATCCGGGCCTGTCTCTCGAGGCGCTCACCGAGCAGCCCTGGGTCGGCACGCCGCCCACCTGCGTGCTGCGCGCGCACCTCGACCGCCTGTTCGCCGGCGCCGGCCGCGAGTACCGCCAGGGCCGCACCGCCGACAGCGAGAGCGCGGTGCGCAGCATGGTCGCGAGCGGCATGGGCGCGGGGCTGATGCGGCTCGACCAGGCCGAGCAGGGCGAGCGCAACGGCGAGCTCGCGATCTGGCCCGGCTGGCGCGCCCACACCTGGCTGTGCTGGATCGAACCGGTTGCGCTCGCGCGGGCGCCGGCGGTCGAGGTGGTGCGGCAGGCGGTGTTCGAGGCCTGGGGCGTCTGA
- a CDS encoding CapA family protein — protein sequence MPDPTLSLAELLNRARQALAGPEGVLPALPPATPVTGSVVFLAIGEGGSRARVVSGRGADAAQAWEEAAEALADAAQRGERPPQRLRAELVEHVLPMHWGEFKELLAKTRRNYFQQGVSFDSRFEFALLAPEANGSAVFYDGSVDHCQPNPGNLRLHTRRRFGKELDFPDDDAAPVWCFTTRAVYVDAEGAWPIVPEGQEAQLRRLDDWGAAPVRRMVEDASRYLAAQVKPTGEFHYGWFPCFDRAIPTYNTLRHASSTYALLEAWELTRDTAQKEAIDRSLAFLAGSLIRPAVLPDGGSAAFLVDVAHEVKLGGNAVCLLAFVKYTELTGDRRFLPLLEQLALGIRHMQDPETGRFVHVLHRPSLAVKDAFRVIYYDGEAAFGLMRLYGLTRDPRWLAMVEKAFDHFIAAEHWRAHDHWLSYCVNELTRHRPALRYYEFGLRNVADYLDFVLERITTFPTLLELMMAAREMVLRIEADPELRHLLEGLDRDKFERALEHRARYLANGHFWPELAMFFRHPDRIAGSFFIKHHSFRVRIDDVEHYLSGYVAYHRLLKAREGGEIAAPSAPQAEAQAPAETPATRTGTVAFGGDVNLGRRLHYRRLELGGARRMLSGIPALRAADLRIVNLECVVATTGEQGVDKGEAGSYYFRARPEMLDVLTTARIGIVATANNHSGDYGPGALMEQQWHLQAAGIAWAGTGRDLEAALRPAFALAGGVRVALFSLDATQPQFAAGTDKPGAAYLPLDEPAAWTALLAPRIEKARESADVVLVAVHWGDNLETEPSEAEVAVGHAIVDAGADAVLGTSAHVLQGVEVYRGRPIVHDAGDLLFEAVRSDFVDAGVFTLALSPRGVEQLSFTPIGVGFGRSRQYANERARGAAARFARQCEALGTRMAVLPEGRCTLALAPPERASRLAADAPALPEPAFARVAPLLAPRPEWLVDVLPPDSRHFAPVRFGPLELLGIRCAPTQISGRRMLWIESFWRAVEPVTDDLRVQFRAMPMRSTQMPPWGESMDHDPCDWMWPTSRWQPGRIHRDRYGLRPPASSLLRSDVLQIEVRVVGSARPARLGEETEETVPAPEWPAQRLPVWCGLRASQVALPLPERPAPVLFALRPGASATPEPVWTAEALQRITRGEWLVEPPPGWLARSVVRGPKHMALLPAPALFIASDYQTLAAHERYSRPRSTVNWDRHLLLPGLQDQLAGAIVQHPVEGLASDFPLLRVEDPIRAMLRLGAAARERYRGLLVGVTGTVGKSSTISILRDLLPAQARVHTTIDNYNSRVGVPAMLASLGPDVDVCILEMAQSSLWMDRGPISLMARPHVAIVTEIGLSQTRQAVSVEQTAEYKSRIFLGLEPGGVAIVPDHIPCLLQTVQAAARTAGAVWVVGRGPQADVRVLGTEPEGHGCRVHIALRGRTHSYLFPVASEGLVRNSTLSFAALVAMGFDPEAACARMPGVRLPASVMHVQALRTEGGVQATLVDDSWNAEVMSMRNAMAFVRDYGRAGGGGNGAAPVARRIAMLGRIVNLDHAAEAMHRSLAAPLLDSGIEHVVTHGQEMRWLREEMPTSMLGPHFENAADAAGYLGAFLRDGDLLLVKGDRDRSDFGEIPELLRKL from the coding sequence ATGCCCGACCCGACCCTCTCTCTCGCCGAACTCCTGAACCGCGCCAGGCAGGCACTGGCCGGTCCCGAAGGCGTGCTGCCCGCGCTGCCGCCGGCCACGCCGGTCACCGGCAGCGTGGTGTTCCTCGCGATCGGCGAGGGCGGCAGCCGCGCGCGCGTGGTCTCGGGCCGCGGCGCCGATGCCGCGCAGGCCTGGGAGGAAGCGGCCGAGGCGCTGGCCGATGCCGCGCAGCGCGGCGAACGGCCGCCGCAGCGGCTGCGCGCGGAACTGGTCGAGCACGTGCTGCCGATGCACTGGGGCGAGTTCAAGGAACTGCTCGCGAAGACGCGGCGCAACTACTTCCAGCAGGGCGTGTCCTTCGACAGCCGCTTCGAGTTCGCGCTGCTCGCGCCCGAGGCCAACGGCAGCGCGGTCTTCTACGACGGCAGCGTGGACCACTGCCAGCCCAACCCCGGCAACCTGCGGCTGCACACCCGGCGCCGCTTCGGCAAGGAGCTCGACTTCCCCGACGACGACGCCGCGCCCGTGTGGTGCTTCACCACGCGCGCCGTCTACGTCGATGCCGAGGGCGCCTGGCCGATCGTTCCCGAGGGCCAGGAGGCGCAGCTGCGCCGCCTCGACGACTGGGGTGCCGCGCCGGTGCGCCGCATGGTCGAGGACGCGAGCCGCTACCTGGCCGCGCAGGTCAAGCCCACGGGCGAGTTCCACTACGGCTGGTTCCCCTGCTTCGACCGCGCCATCCCGACCTACAACACGCTGCGCCATGCGAGCTCGACCTATGCGCTGCTCGAGGCCTGGGAGCTCACGCGCGACACGGCGCAGAAGGAGGCCATCGACCGCTCGCTGGCCTTTCTCGCCGGCTCGCTGATCCGGCCCGCGGTGCTGCCCGACGGCGGCAGCGCGGCCTTCCTGGTCGACGTGGCGCACGAGGTCAAGCTCGGCGGCAACGCGGTCTGCCTGCTGGCCTTCGTCAAATACACCGAACTGACCGGCGACCGCCGCTTCCTGCCGCTGCTCGAGCAGCTCGCGCTCGGCATCCGCCACATGCAGGACCCCGAGACCGGCCGCTTCGTGCACGTGCTGCACCGGCCCAGCCTCGCGGTGAAGGACGCCTTCCGCGTCATCTACTACGACGGCGAGGCCGCGTTCGGGCTGATGCGGCTGTACGGCCTCACGCGCGATCCGCGCTGGCTCGCGATGGTCGAGAAGGCCTTCGACCACTTCATCGCCGCCGAGCACTGGCGCGCGCACGACCACTGGCTCAGCTACTGCGTCAACGAGCTCACGCGCCACCGGCCCGCGCTGCGCTACTACGAGTTCGGGCTGCGCAACGTGGCCGACTACCTCGACTTCGTGCTCGAGCGCATCACCACCTTCCCGACCCTGCTCGAGCTGATGATGGCCGCGCGCGAGATGGTGCTGCGCATCGAGGCCGATCCCGAGCTGCGCCACCTGCTCGAGGGCCTGGACCGCGACAAGTTCGAGCGCGCGCTCGAGCACCGCGCGCGCTACCTCGCGAACGGCCACTTCTGGCCCGAGCTCGCGATGTTCTTCCGCCATCCCGACCGCATCGCGGGTTCGTTCTTCATCAAGCACCACAGCTTCCGCGTGCGCATCGACGACGTGGAGCACTACCTGTCGGGCTATGTCGCCTACCACCGGCTGCTGAAGGCGCGCGAGGGCGGCGAGATCGCCGCGCCGTCCGCGCCGCAGGCCGAGGCGCAGGCGCCGGCCGAGACGCCCGCGACGCGCACCGGCACCGTCGCCTTCGGCGGCGACGTGAACCTCGGCCGCCGCCTGCACTACCGGCGCCTCGAGCTCGGCGGCGCGCGCCGCATGCTCAGCGGCATCCCCGCGCTGCGCGCGGCCGACCTGCGCATCGTCAACCTCGAGTGCGTGGTCGCCACCACCGGCGAGCAGGGCGTGGACAAGGGCGAGGCCGGCTCCTACTACTTCCGCGCGCGGCCCGAGATGCTGGACGTGCTGACCACCGCGCGCATCGGCATCGTCGCCACCGCCAACAACCACAGCGGCGACTACGGCCCGGGCGCGCTGATGGAACAGCAGTGGCACCTGCAGGCCGCGGGCATCGCCTGGGCCGGCACCGGCCGCGACCTCGAGGCCGCGCTGCGCCCGGCCTTCGCGCTGGCCGGCGGCGTGCGCGTCGCGCTGTTCTCGCTCGACGCCACCCAGCCCCAGTTCGCGGCCGGCACCGACAAGCCCGGCGCCGCCTACCTGCCGCTCGACGAGCCCGCGGCCTGGACCGCGCTGCTCGCGCCGCGCATCGAGAAGGCGCGCGAGTCGGCCGACGTGGTGCTGGTGGCGGTGCACTGGGGCGACAACCTCGAGACCGAACCCTCCGAGGCCGAGGTCGCGGTTGGCCATGCGATCGTCGATGCCGGCGCCGATGCGGTGCTCGGCACCTCGGCGCACGTGCTGCAGGGCGTCGAGGTCTACCGCGGCCGGCCGATCGTGCACGACGCGGGCGACCTGCTGTTCGAGGCGGTGCGCAGCGACTTCGTCGACGCGGGCGTGTTCACGCTCGCGCTGAGCCCGCGCGGCGTCGAGCAGCTGAGCTTCACGCCGATCGGCGTGGGCTTCGGCCGCTCGCGCCAGTACGCGAACGAGCGCGCGCGCGGCGCGGCCGCGCGCTTCGCGCGCCAGTGCGAGGCGCTGGGCACCCGCATGGCGGTGCTGCCCGAGGGCCGCTGCACGCTGGCGCTGGCGCCACCCGAGCGCGCCTCGCGCCTGGCCGCCGATGCACCGGCGCTGCCCGAGCCGGCGTTCGCGCGCGTCGCGCCGCTGCTCGCGCCGCGGCCCGAATGGCTGGTCGACGTGCTGCCGCCCGATTCGCGCCACTTCGCACCCGTGCGCTTCGGCCCGCTCGAGCTGCTGGGCATCCGCTGCGCGCCGACGCAGATCTCGGGCCGCCGCATGCTGTGGATCGAATCGTTCTGGCGCGCGGTCGAACCCGTGACCGACGATCTGCGCGTGCAGTTCCGCGCCATGCCGATGCGCAGCACGCAGATGCCGCCCTGGGGCGAGAGCATGGACCACGATCCCTGCGACTGGATGTGGCCCACCAGCCGCTGGCAGCCCGGGCGCATCCACCGCGACCGCTACGGACTGCGGCCGCCCGCGAGCAGCCTGCTGCGCAGCGACGTGCTGCAGATCGAGGTGCGGGTGGTCGGCAGCGCCCGGCCCGCGCGCCTGGGCGAGGAGACCGAGGAGACCGTGCCCGCGCCCGAATGGCCGGCGCAGCGCCTGCCCGTGTGGTGCGGGCTGCGCGCCTCGCAGGTGGCGCTGCCGCTGCCCGAGCGGCCCGCGCCGGTGCTGTTCGCGCTGCGCCCCGGCGCCTCGGCCACGCCCGAGCCGGTGTGGACCGCCGAGGCGCTGCAGCGCATCACGCGCGGCGAGTGGCTGGTCGAGCCGCCGCCCGGCTGGCTCGCGCGCTCGGTGGTGCGCGGGCCGAAGCACATGGCGCTGCTGCCGGCGCCGGCGCTGTTCATCGCCTCCGACTACCAGACCCTGGCCGCGCACGAGCGCTACAGCCGGCCGCGCAGCACGGTCAACTGGGACCGCCACCTGCTGCTGCCCGGCCTGCAGGACCAGCTCGCAGGCGCGATCGTGCAGCACCCGGTCGAGGGCCTCGCGAGCGATTTCCCGCTGCTGCGCGTCGAGGACCCGATCCGCGCCATGCTGCGCCTGGGCGCCGCCGCGCGCGAGCGCTACCGCGGCCTCCTGGTCGGCGTGACCGGCACCGTGGGCAAGTCCTCCACCATCTCGATCCTGCGCGACCTGCTGCCCGCGCAGGCGCGCGTGCACACCACCATCGACAACTACAACTCGCGCGTCGGCGTGCCGGCGATGCTGGCCAGCCTCGGGCCCGACGTCGACGTCTGCATCCTCGAGATGGCGCAGAGCTCGCTGTGGATGGACCGCGGCCCGATCTCGCTGATGGCGCGCCCGCACGTGGCGATCGTCACCGAGATCGGCCTGTCGCAGACCCGGCAGGCCGTGAGCGTGGAGCAGACGGCCGAGTACAAGTCGCGCATCTTCCTCGGCCTGGAGCCCGGCGGCGTGGCCATCGTGCCCGACCACATCCCCTGCCTGCTGCAGACGGTGCAGGCCGCGGCGCGCACCGCGGGCGCGGTCTGGGTGGTGGGCCGCGGACCGCAGGCCGACGTGCGCGTGCTCGGCACCGAGCCCGAGGGCCACGGCTGCCGCGTGCACATCGCGCTGCGCGGGCGCACCCATTCCTACCTGTTCCCGGTCGCGAGCGAAGGGCTGGTGCGCAACTCCACGCTCTCGTTCGCGGCGCTGGTCGCGATGGGCTTCGACCCCGAGGCCGCCTGCGCGCGCATGCCCGGCGTGCGGCTGCCGGCCTCGGTGATGCACGTGCAGGCGCTGCGCACCGAAGGCGGGGTGCAGGCCACGCTGGTCGACGACAGCTGGAACGCCGAGGTGATGTCGATGCGCAATGCGATGGCTTTCGTGCGCGACTACGGCCGTGCGGGCGGTGGCGGCAATGGCGCCGCGCCGGTCGCGCGCCGCATCGCCATGCTGGGCCGCATCGTCAACCTCGACCATGCGGCCGAGGCGATGCACCGCAGCCTCGCGGCGCCGCTGCTGGACTCGGGCATCGAGCACGTGGTGACGCACGGCCAGGAGATGCGCTGGCTGCGCGAGGAGATGCCGACCTCGATGCTGGGCCCGCACTTCGAGAACGCGGCCGATGCCGCCGGCTACCTCGGCGCCTTCCTGCGCGACGGCGACCTGCTGCTGGTGAAGGGCGACCGCGACCGCTCCGATTTCGGCGAGATTCCCGAACTGCTGCGCAAGCTATGA
- a CDS encoding prolyl oligopeptidase family serine peptidase — translation MNLRSTSVLLCALAVALVQAACAQRAEIRPPAIRVIGDEVLHWNQPAVRENCPEDRFGFLWVQPIEGPACIRYFASSDIEGARVAIVQFSGDRDAVMDQPPTRISGNTEALRTTDAQRNRDRAGVPWIFVARPGTYGSSGNHRQRRQPVEFHALDAALDALMQRHRIQRLVILGHSGGATAGAALLTMGRTRVACAVLTSGAYGLLERARLLGRSRDGRTDTTGSTRFYDPLDHVDGVVPDPARRIVLIGNREDENTPFALQERFAEALQHAGHRVEIRTAAAEPPDFHDLKDRAGPNAAAACAREAMYPGPRGTER, via the coding sequence ATGAACCTGCGCTCGACCTCCGTGCTGCTGTGCGCGCTCGCCGTGGCGCTGGTGCAGGCGGCCTGCGCGCAGCGCGCCGAGATCCGGCCGCCCGCGATCCGCGTCATCGGCGACGAGGTGCTGCACTGGAACCAGCCCGCGGTGCGGGAGAACTGCCCCGAGGACCGCTTCGGCTTCCTCTGGGTGCAGCCGATCGAGGGGCCGGCCTGCATCCGCTATTTCGCGAGCAGCGACATCGAGGGCGCGCGCGTCGCCATCGTGCAGTTCTCGGGCGACCGCGACGCGGTGATGGACCAGCCGCCCACGCGCATCTCGGGCAACACCGAGGCGCTGCGCACCACCGACGCGCAGCGCAACCGCGACCGCGCCGGCGTGCCCTGGATCTTCGTCGCGCGGCCCGGCACCTACGGTTCCTCGGGCAACCACCGCCAGCGGCGCCAGCCGGTGGAGTTCCATGCGCTCGATGCCGCGCTCGATGCGCTGATGCAGCGCCACCGCATCCAGCGCCTGGTCATCCTCGGCCACAGCGGCGGCGCCACCGCGGGCGCGGCGCTGCTCACCATGGGCCGCACGCGCGTGGCCTGCGCGGTGCTGACCTCGGGCGCCTACGGCCTGCTCGAGCGCGCGCGCCTGCTCGGGCGTTCGCGCGACGGCCGCACCGACACCACCGGCAGCACGCGCTTCTACGACCCGCTCGACCATGTCGACGGCGTGGTGCCCGATCCGGCGCGTCGCATCGTGCTGATCGGCAACCGCGAGGACGAGAACACGCCCTTCGCGCTGCAGGAGCGCTTCGCCGAGGCGCTGCAGCACGCCGGCCATCGCGTCGAGATCCGCACCGCGGCCGCCGAGCCGCCCGACTTCCACGACCTCAAGGACCGCGCGGGGCCGAACGCCGCCGCGGCCTGCGCGCGCGAAGCCATGTACCCGGGGCCGCGCGGCACCGAGCGCTGA
- a CDS encoding galactose mutarotase codes for MSEPRISQRSYGRMPDGRPVIEYTLDNGLGLRLQAINLGGIVTALLVPDRQGRAANVVLGLPDLAAYLGPHPHLGTIVGRFANRIAAGRFELDGQAHQLALNDGPNALHGGAQGFGKRFWSIYALPNEPGRIGIELRHVSAHGDEGYPGELRLAVRYELSTAANTWRIVYRAETDRPTVLNLSHHDYFNLAGEGSVMGHRLTLPASRYCPVDATLIPTGLAEVAGTPFDFRQPMAIGERIRDGHAQMLIARGYDHNWVLDRAQERDGLALAARLAHEASGRTMEVHTTEPGVQFYSGNFLDGSLLGSGGAAIRQGDGLCLETQHFPDSPNRPEFPSTVLRPGEVFRGVTEHRFGIA; via the coding sequence ATGAGCGAACCGAGGATCTCCCAGCGCAGCTACGGCCGCATGCCCGACGGCCGGCCCGTCATCGAGTACACGCTCGACAACGGCCTCGGCCTGCGGCTGCAGGCGATCAACCTCGGCGGCATCGTCACCGCGCTGCTGGTGCCCGACCGCCAGGGCCGCGCCGCCAACGTGGTGCTGGGCCTGCCCGACCTCGCGGCCTACCTCGGGCCGCATCCGCACCTGGGCACCATCGTCGGCCGCTTCGCCAACCGCATCGCCGCCGGGCGCTTCGAGCTCGACGGCCAGGCGCACCAGCTCGCGCTCAACGACGGGCCGAACGCGCTGCACGGCGGAGCGCAGGGCTTCGGCAAGCGCTTCTGGAGCATCTACGCGCTGCCGAACGAGCCCGGGCGCATCGGCATCGAGCTGCGCCATGTCAGCGCGCATGGCGACGAGGGCTACCCGGGCGAGCTGCGGCTCGCGGTGCGCTACGAACTGAGCACCGCGGCCAACACCTGGCGCATCGTCTACCGCGCCGAGACCGACCGGCCGACGGTGCTGAACCTGAGCCACCACGACTACTTCAACCTCGCGGGGGAAGGCAGCGTGATGGGGCACCGGCTCACGCTGCCGGCCAGCCGCTACTGCCCGGTCGATGCCACGCTGATCCCGACCGGGCTGGCCGAGGTGGCGGGCACGCCCTTCGACTTCCGGCAGCCGATGGCCATCGGCGAGCGCATCCGCGACGGCCATGCGCAGATGCTGATCGCACGCGGCTACGACCACAACTGGGTGCTCGACCGCGCGCAGGAGCGAGACGGCCTCGCGCTGGCCGCGCGGCTGGCGCACGAGGCCTCGGGCCGCACGATGGAAGTGCACACCACCGAGCCGGGCGTGCAGTTCTATTCGGGCAACTTCCTCGACGGCAGCCTGCTGGGCAGCGGCGGCGCGGCGATCCGCCAGGGCGACGGCCTGTGCCTGGAGACGCAGCACTTTCCCGATTCGCCGAACAGGCCGGAATTCCCGTCCACGGTGCTGCGGCCCGGCGAGGTGTTCCGCGGCGTCACCGAGCACCGCTTCGGCATCGCCTGA